The Leishmania braziliensis MHOM/BR/75/M2904 complete genome, chromosome 30 genome segment CCGGACTGCATCTGCGCCAGTGCCgaggcgcgccgctgcatcaGTTGGTTGAAGTACACCTCATTCTTCATGAAGGCGTCCACAACAGCGTTGGGATTCTCAAGCAGGTGACGGCTGACCGGACCCGCAGATTGCTGAGCGGGAGTCAAGtggatgctgctgctactggcCTGGGCATGCACAGTCTCAGCCTCGGGGCTGCGCACGGGCTGCAGAGAGGGACTGGATCCCTTCGCCAGCATGACACTACGGTTTCCCAAGTCGAATGACGTTGATGTTGTCGTGTTGGCAAGCGCTGCACTCGCTGAGGTCTCTCTTTCAGTGTGCTGCGGCGTACGCATCGGTGACGTCGACGCGAacgccgctggtggtgcaGAGGCGGTGGGTGGAGCCATTGAAGCCGTCGCCTCTGCGGCAGAGATTTCGCGGAGGTACGACATAGGCACaaagccgcggcggcgagcaTCTGTGGCCACTTCGACCTTTATCCAGCCATCCTGGACAATACCCTCCGTAGCGCTGAGTATCTCACCCTTCAAGACGGACAACTCcacgtcctcctccgcgcgAAATTCGTGCACCACGACGAAGTACCGCATTTTGTATATATGCGGGCGCGTATATATGACAGCCCTACCCGTCTTCACGGTacaaggcgaagaagagcaagggggggggaggtagaGCAGGGGAAACAGGGGTACCGCTGGTCTCCCTTACAGTGGTAATGAGAAGGACGCCCACTGTCATGTGGAGCCACATACgcagagcgagggagggcagGGAAtgaagtgtgtgtgtttcgatgaatggaaaagaaaggggatGCACgtcagcagagagaggaggaagtgacTCATTCGTCCCTCGCAAACGTTGTGAGGGCACACacgtggaagagagaaaggaggtgcAGAGGCAATGCAGCTGACCACAGAGTTGTCGACAGGAAAAACGTTGGGTGATTCACACAAGTGCTATGCGGACTCTCAAGCATCTCTGCCCTCTCCACACGTGTCGCCCACAAAGCACGTCGCGACGGCGCGTCCATGAAGGTTTGCAGTGTCTGAGACCGAAGTGCCCTTTGGTACGCTGCAAGTGGAGACAATTATGAGGATGATGTGGTCAGTTACTGTCATGCTGGAACAtgggggaggtggagcacACCGGCGAGAACAACCACAGCTGGCAGAGGTTGGTGAGGGATACGAAAACTCACGATGGAAGAGTTGCAGGAGACGAGCCAGCAAAGCACGCACAAAAATTGTTAGTGAAAAACAAACGAGCAGATGGATGAGAAAGCGAACAAAAGCCCAATATTTTCTTTTTCGTAGATTAGCAACGTggaaccaccaccaccccccatATATATGTACATGTATATATGTagatatacacacacagagagacacgaCAGCTCTGCTTGCCCTCAGAGGTTTGCACAAGTGGTACTCTTCAGTTGGAGGCGTCTCTTCAAGTATGactctgcccccctctccgaaaaagaggaaaaagagggatgCGTCACCTCTGTGTGGCGTACATACACgttcacacacacagagagagagagacctgTGTAGTGCGTGGTGGCGTTTCCTAGTATGAAACGATGGGCACGGTTGCGCCGCGTGCTGGTCTTGATGTCTTCCAAGACGGTACTGCCAACCGTGAAGGGCAGCTCGCAGCTGACATGGGTAGTCGTATTGGCCGCCACAGCTGTGATCACTTGGCCTCCACTTTCGCTCAGTGAGGTGCGGACCAGCCGCACCGTCTCCACCTCTGTGTTGACAAGAATGCAGGTCACCCTCTCCGCACTGGCGTCCGTCAGTCCGCTGTCGCGGCTCAAGTCCAGAAAGGTCAGGTGCGTCATAGCCACAATGGCCGCCCCAACGTAGAAGTGGAAGTCGTTGTCCAAGAAGCCGCAGTGTTGCGCCTCCAGGGAGGTCAGGTGCGGGTGTCACTTAATGAGCCCTCAAAACTCCGCCATCACTTCGCCTCTAACTAAATTGTGGGGCACGCACAGGGACACATAGTGATTGTTGTAGCGAGGGAACTTCCACAGGGCGTCGATGACCCTGACGGTGAGACCACCGCCCTGAACGCTTAGATCGCCGCGCTGACAGTTGGGGTCCAGTAGCTGCCTCGACAGACTCATCCGTGGCCAGCTCGGCCTCTAAAACACGACAAGTAAGAGAAGAGACAGGGGTCGCAGATACTCCCCAACGGTGAGTTATGCTCACGTGTCGCTGTTGCGTAGACGGCTTCGgacaggaggagaagaaaggggggCAGCATGGGTGGAGGGTGGCGCGCCGCGCTACCCCTGTAGAGcaacagagagacacacacgcacacccacacagagaaggggggaaggaacGCGTATGGTAAAATAAacctcgccccctcccccaaaaaagGAGCCAACGAGGAGGAAACGAACGaagagtggggaggggggtagcGTGAGACTGCGGTGCCGTAAATGGCAGTCCTACCGAACAACATGTAGAGGAAGGCCGTCGTTAGTCGCGCGCAAATCCCCATCCCACACGCCCCTGTGTACTTCAGAGAAACGGGCTCTGTGAAGGCAGATCAGCCATCTCGAGGGCCTTCTCAGAACAACGAGGACAGACGACGAGGCAGGATggagagcacacacacacagggcgCCGCACCACTGGGCAGGGATAGAGAAGTACCACTGAGTCAGAAGCAGCCTGGTTAGGACGCCTCTGCTTTGTTTGCTGTTGCGCCACTCACCACAAGAGCAACAAACGCAAATGCTGGTCTGAATGTGCGTGTGAGTCGGTTTGTGTGTATAGAAGAGCAGTAGCACAGAACGGCGTACAGGACCTCCTCAATCCACGGGATGTTGAGAAGAGAGCTCACTGAACTACAAAATTGAAGGCCTGGGTACTCTTTCACAAGTACGCACAGCACCCCTACCTCGCTATCGATTATGCAGAGTGGGCTCAacggggtgctgctgcacctcctccactctctATCTTAGATTTACTCACAAGCATGCATGCGCATGTGTCTACAAAGAGACGCCCTTTTCATCACCTCTTCCAGCGTGTCACGCGCCACGCGTAAACGGGGAAGTCGGTATAGTAGGCGGATAAGAagagcaggaaaaaaaaagaggcgaTGAAAGGCATGCTGTCAACCACTTGCGACGGCAGTGTCCGCGCGTGCAACCCACAGCAGTTGTCCCACAAGCACATACAGCAcacagcagaagagaggcggtACTGCGCAAcagcaagcgagagaggtgaaggagcaCTGGCATAGCAGGCGTGCACGATGTGGGCGTCAGGGGCCGAAATGCCaacccaccaccacgctgccgcacacaccgctgGCAAGAGGACAGCAGCTCTCCTCTTAGTCATCGTTCAGGTCGGCAGGCAGTATCAGGTTGGAGAAGGTGTCAAAGGTGCCAGCACCCCCCTCATCCTCGTCACCGCCTTTGTCACGAGTCTCGGCTGCGGTGCCGAAGCGATTCTGCAGCACTCGTGCATAGTGCGGAGAGGTGGTGGGTCCACCAACCACGCCGCCTGAGCTACCGTTTTCTCCTCGACCGACAGAGCCAGACGGGCTTAGGCGGGGACGACTGCTCTGCAGTGGCTTGTGGGGCTTGTGCAACAACGCCGCTTCATGCTCCGAGTGCTGCTGACTGATTTtacggcgcagcgccggtgcCAGCACGGCGGAAGTCGGAAGCTGGGAGGGAGAGTGCCGGACGAAAGGGGACCTTCCATCGTTGTTGTCATTGTCTTTGTCACCCGTGgtggcgccagcgccgttcCTCGCGGTCTTCTTCTCGACAACTTCTAACTCTAACGTGCTCGACTTCATCGAGGCCACAAAGTCATTCACGCCACCACGCGCCGCACGTCCCCACACGTCACGCGTACTGTGCGTCGACAGCGATGATCTCGCATGttcagcactgctgccgcttccaccCTGACGCACCACCTCAGACGATGAAGCAAAGAAGTCCCACAGGCTCTCTGCTTGACTCATTGTGATCATCTGCGCCTCAACGAACTGCAAGATATGGTTGAACTGGATGGGCACTGGATCGCTGTTGCCGTAGTCTGGCAGCCCCAGCGTCACTTGGCGTGTTGTCAGCGACGCCAGCTTTAGCGATTCTTCGCCTGAGGTGACGGTGCTCGTGTATGTGTGAATGGCGTTCATACTTGGCGAGGAACCCACCTCGGTACCCAtcgtctcctcctttccctccgcctccgtcagTGACTCGATCGTCGACCATGCCTGCTCGCGTAGCTTCGCCTTTGgcacctgcgccagcgccggcagcgaAGGAGGGGACAGCATTCCAAAGTAGGAGACGGCGTCCTCAGGGGCGGTGATCGGCCGGAAATTCTCGCGTGTGAAGATGTGCACCTTGCCGAAGTCCATCTTCTCTACCTGGTGAGGGCGACCGCCATCAAAGTTGCCCTTGGTCCCAGCACCAACACCATATAGACCATGAGCACCActggcaccaccaccggctGCGCCGCCAAGGCCTCCCCGCATTGGTGGGTGCGGTTGTGGGTCTGGAGCCGTCTCGGCACGCCGCGGAGTACCGCTAATGGCACCTCTGACCCCAGACTTCAGCCCGCCCTTGCCCGGCCCCTTCGCGCGTGTTTTTCGCAACTCTGCTTTGATCTGTTTCACCTGCTGCGCCCAcgccttctctcgctctgcctGCTTATACGCCTGCTCCGTTGCCACGGCATCAGGCGGGGATGGCGGTTGCGAGGGACGTGCAAGTCGCTCGGCAGGGGTGCTGCTCGTCCGCCTGTGCGACGACGGTTGTGCGGAACTACCGTCCATGGGGCCGCTGGGTGCACCAGTTGCGGCGCCCATAACGCTGTACTCGCGAGTAGGCGTCGCCGCGTCGAGCACGGCGGACATCTCAATCACATCAGAGTCATTGTGAGTGTTGAGTGGAGGGAGGATGCCGCCGGCGAGTCGGGCCAACGGACGCGGCGACACGTACCGAGCACCCATGACCTTCTCTTCTGgagtgccgccaccgctgcccagCACACGTGGTGCACCTTTTCCGCAGATACGGGAGGACAAGAGAGggcggccgccgccagcgccggccCAGTCAGGGCTTCTCGTGCGGTCGTTAGGGGGCGACGTGAAGTTCTCCCGAGCGGCCGCCTTCGGATTGCCAGGCACGGCGCCCGTTAGCGGGCCCAGTGGCGATTGGTGCCTACCTGGCGCTGACACATGGCCGCTAGACGAGGACCGCAGAGGGGTTGTGATGCGACGTAGCGGCGGCTTGGCCACTGCAGTGTTGTTGCTCGCTTGACCCACCTTGTAGACGAGCTCTACTGGTAAGGATTGGGTATCGTAGCCATCGTTGCCTGTGTTCTTACGATGCCCTCGTGCAttgctgccaccgcggctTTCGGGCGACACCGCCATCTTGCCGGTGGTCCCTTTTGCGGTGAAGTTGATTGGCAGCGAATTCGTTTGGTATTCGCCGCCATTTGCGGCAGGCACTGGCCTGCCCCCACGGCTGTTGTGCCGATCCGAGCCGCTATCGACTTCGCTCGTTCCTGGCTGTCGACGTGCCCGGGCGAGAGCTTTACCAGCTTCACCACCGGTATTCGGGGGCGTAGCACCACCGATGCGCTCACGACTTTCTGAagatggcggcagcgtggACTGGAGGCGACGCGCAGAGGAGCCCTCCACTTTGAAGGTCCCTTGACCTTCATGACAGGAAAATGTGTATCGGGTGGATTCGACCGTGCCTGGCGTAACTGTAGTGCTCACCGTTGGGGGAGAAGGACCGGCTACAGAAGCCGTGACCGCAGGAGAGGCGGTCTGCGCGTTGCTCTTCTCATtcgccgaggcggaggtcAGCGGGAAGTTCACCTTGAGGTCACCCCGCTGTTTGCCCTGCCTGCCCTTGGCACGATGCGCATCCGATTTCAGTCGCTCGGCCTCCCGCACTTGCCGATCAAGCGCTGCCTTGAGTGCCTTCTGCTTCGCTTGCTTCTCCAAGGCCTCCTTGATTCGGTCCTccgtcaccaccacaggACGAGAGTACATAAAGCGGCCGTTGTCCATAACGcaccccttttcctcctacGGCGGGGGTGTGTGTAGGCGTTTTGGTGTGTACGTGCGGGAAGAGCGTCTGTAGACGTAGGAAGATATGTACACCCCAGGGCGAGGGCAAATCGGCACtcgagagagcgagggctGCTAAGAACGTTGGCgacacccctccctccttccctcactCCCGACCGACCGTCCCCCCGCAAAGAAAGGGAGcacgaaagaaaaggggggaaaacaGACAAGCAAAAGCGCGGAGAAGTACAGCGATGATGTGAGCCACAggctcagagagagagagagagaaagagagagcagcggagCTGAAGAGACGTGAGGACACAGACATaaacacacgtacacatacAAACAAAAAAGTGCGAGAGTCGCAGCAGGGAGCAGCGCAAATCTAAGGAGAAACAAGTGGCGAAGTAAAAGACGCAATAAGAATCACAGCATAACAGCTAAGAGCAGTAGCAGCGACAACAACACGTAATCCCTCACAGAAGCGGTGAGGGTGACAGAGACAAAGAAGaacagaagagaaagcgaaacGAAACATAAAATAAACAAAGAGGTGGGGAGAAAGGGGTAGCAGGGAAAGCGTACGTACATGAAGAGTTCAAACCTGATACACCGCACTGAACGTGGGGATGGGACAAacagaaacaaacaaaactgaaacacagagaggagagaacgAGGGCGAAACGAAAAGGTgatcacacacgcactcccTCACTCCACCGAGCAGGAGAGTGCAGACAACCACAATAGCGCtaaagcagaaaagaaaaaaaggaaacaaGACGCAAAGGAAAATCAAAGGAAAACACGAGTAGGAGGGGGCAAACGAGAACAAAAAtagtaaaaaaaaaaagaaacgctGAGGagtacacacacccacacacactgacAACAACACACCCAAGTGCTGGAGCGCAGCtgaaagagggaggtggtgtggGGCGTACCGGCGCGCGCTTAACCCGCTTCGGCACTTCAAGGGAAAGGCGACCAAAAATAGTgggcgacagagagagagagagagagaaagggatCCGGAGAACAAGAGGAACAAGAACAAAGTACGTACACGACCAATACAAGAGGGAGACGGAGAAGGTGGGGCAGGAGCTTGCTGATAGTTGTGTATAaagtgagggaggagaagaggtgctgAGAGGAGGCAAGCGCGTGCAAATTTATTTTGCTTCGTCGCTCTTGTGTGCTGTCGAAGAATGTCTCACTGGCTTGGGTGTGCTTGTCTGCGGGGCAGGGAGGACGTGATTGAGGGGGAAGGATGCTGATACGTGtctgcgcacgca includes the following:
- a CDS encoding SH3 domain protein-like protein, producing MRYFVVVHEFRAEEDVELSVLKGEILSATEGIVQDGWIKVEVATDARRRGFVPMSYLREISAAEATASMAPPTASAPPAAFASTSPMRTPQHTERETSASAALANTTTSTSFDLGNRSVMLAKGSSPSLQPVRSPEAETVHAQASSSSIHLTPAQQSAGPVSRHLLENPNAVVDAFMKNEVYFNQLMQRRASALAQMQSGLEEAMTEVAACKDRSAVLARKLRDLDGVVERERQRWMDRVEEEKAHVSRSVPYSTQLAVPVSSGTSPVRSPVSGQSGRLGRSMLDGDIPRELRT